In a genomic window of Rhodovulum sp. P5:
- a CDS encoding aldehyde dehydrogenase family protein, which translates to MIEKTAFYIDGAWVPPVSETLCEVIDPSTEEPFATISLGGAADTDAAVAAARAAGPGWAASSKEDRLALLSRILDLYTARTEDLAQAMSREMGAPIDFARANQVGAGAYHIKNFIRALEGFEFERPLGAQAPDDRILMDPAGVIGMITPWNWPMNQITLKVIPALATGCTMVLKPSEIAPLSAMVFAEIVHEAGVPKGVFNLVNGDGPGVGTQMSGHPGIDMISFTGSTRAGIAISKNAAATLKRVHLELGGKGANLIFADADDKAVKRGVLHCFQNTGQSCNAPTRMLVERSAYDAAVETAQAVAAQMQVGPASAEGRHVGPVVSAAQYEKVQSLIQKGIDEGARLVAGGTGRPEGFNRGYFVRPTVFADVTNDMTIAREEIFGPVLSIIPFDSEDEALQIANDTDYGLTNYVQSGDGVRRQRLARALRSGMVELNGTSRGAGSPFGGVKGSGNGREGGVWGLEEFCDVKAVSGWGGSA; encoded by the coding sequence ATGATCGAAAAGACAGCATTTTACATCGACGGAGCCTGGGTTCCGCCCGTCTCGGAAACGCTGTGCGAGGTCATTGACCCCTCGACCGAAGAACCCTTTGCGACGATTTCGCTTGGGGGCGCGGCCGACACAGACGCCGCGGTCGCGGCCGCCCGTGCCGCCGGCCCAGGTTGGGCCGCGTCATCAAAGGAAGACCGGCTTGCGCTTCTGTCGCGCATCCTGGACCTTTACACGGCGCGCACCGAGGATCTGGCACAGGCGATGAGCCGCGAGATGGGGGCGCCGATCGATTTCGCACGGGCCAACCAGGTGGGCGCCGGGGCGTATCACATCAAGAACTTCATCCGCGCGCTGGAGGGGTTCGAATTCGAACGCCCCTTGGGGGCCCAGGCGCCCGACGACCGCATCCTGATGGACCCGGCGGGGGTGATCGGCATGATCACGCCGTGGAACTGGCCGATGAACCAGATCACGCTGAAGGTGATCCCGGCACTGGCCACCGGCTGTACCATGGTTCTGAAACCGTCCGAGATCGCGCCGCTGTCGGCGATGGTCTTCGCCGAGATCGTGCATGAGGCCGGCGTGCCGAAGGGTGTCTTCAATCTGGTCAACGGCGACGGGCCCGGCGTGGGCACGCAGATGTCGGGACATCCGGGGATCGACATGATCTCCTTCACCGGCTCGACCCGGGCGGGGATCGCGATTTCGAAGAACGCCGCCGCCACGCTGAAACGGGTGCATCTGGAATTGGGCGGCAAGGGCGCGAACCTGATCTTTGCCGATGCCGACGACAAGGCGGTCAAACGCGGTGTCCTGCATTGCTTCCAGAACACCGGCCAGTCGTGCAATGCGCCGACCCGGATGCTGGTGGAACGCTCGGCCTATGACGCCGCGGTGGAAACGGCGCAGGCGGTCGCCGCGCAGATGCAGGTGGGCCCGGCAAGTGCTGAAGGCCGCCATGTCGGCCCGGTGGTCAGTGCGGCACAATACGAAAAGGTGCAGTCCCTGATCCAGAAAGGGATCGACGAAGGCGCGCGGCTGGTCGCGGGCGGGACCGGGCGACCCGAAGGGTTCAACCGCGGTTACTTCGTGCGGCCCACCGTCTTTGCCGATGTGACCAACGACATGACCATTGCCCGAGAGGAGATCTTCGGCCCCGTCCTGTCGATCATCCCGTTCGACAGCGAGGACGAGGCGTTGCAGATCGCCAACGACACCGATTACGGCCTGACCAACTATGTCCAGTCGGGCGATGGGGTGCGGCGCCAGCGTCTGGCCCGGGCCTTGCGTTCGGGCATGGTCGAGTTGAACGGCACGTCCCGCGGCGCGGGCAGCCCGTTCGGCGGGGTCAAGGGATCTGGCAACGGGCGCGAGGGCGGCGTCTGGGGGCTGGAAGAATTCTGCGACGTCAAGGCGGTCAGCGGTTGGGGCGGCAGCGCCTGA
- a CDS encoding peroxiredoxin, whose translation MALRINDIAPNFTADTTEGKIDFHDWIGDSYAVLFSHPKDFTPVCTTEFAAAAKLAGEFAKRNTKVIGISVDEVEEHLKWKADVEKYAGTDMTFPIIADDKLEIAKLYGMLPADAYLADGRTAADTATVRTTFIINPEKKIELMLIYPMTVGRNFDEILRALDAIQNNAGKPIATPANWRPGEDVIVGLTVSTEEAKEKFGAVEEIFPYLRTVKQAS comes from the coding sequence ATGGCCCTGCGCATCAACGACATTGCCCCGAATTTCACCGCCGACACGACCGAAGGCAAGATCGACTTCCACGACTGGATCGGCGACAGCTATGCGGTTCTGTTCTCGCATCCGAAGGACTTCACCCCCGTCTGCACGACCGAGTTCGCCGCCGCCGCCAAGCTGGCCGGCGAATTCGCCAAGCGCAACACCAAGGTCATCGGTATCTCTGTCGACGAGGTGGAAGAGCACCTGAAATGGAAGGCCGATGTCGAGAAATACGCCGGCACCGACATGACCTTCCCGATCATCGCCGATGACAAGCTGGAGATCGCCAAGCTTTACGGCATGCTTCCGGCCGACGCCTATCTTGCCGACGGCCGTACCGCCGCCGACACCGCGACCGTGCGCACCACCTTCATCATCAACCCCGAGAAGAAGATCGAGCTGATGCTGATCTACCCGATGACGGTGGGACGCAACTTCGACGAGATCCTGCGCGCGCTGGACGCGATCCAGAACAACGCGGGCAAGCCGATCGCCACGCCGGCCAACTGGCGCCCGGGCGAGGACGTGATCGTCGGCCTGACGGTCAGCACCGAAGAAGCGAAAGAGAAGTTCGGCGCCGTGGAAGAGATCTTCCCCTATCTGCGGACGGTGAAGCAGGCCAGCTAA
- a CDS encoding glycosyltransferase produces the protein MQSELILSTYNSPRSLALCLESIAMQRVRTDGICIADDGSGPETKAVIDAFAARHPDLTIRHVWHEDRGFEKSAILNKAIASSQAAVLVFIDGDVMIHPDFVARHLHLTRPGQFSTGSLIRLDAEATASVTPEMVRDGTVFDRDWLKANRALGSLSTWAKTRPFPVPVMDVLERLSPVRRALCGANASVWRSDLLKINGYDETIKWGGGDKNLGIRLNNAGVRGRHLRYSAPLVHLDHPRGYADPEKKKRYRALNRAARKSGETWTPNGINKEGRT, from the coding sequence ATGCAGTCCGAACTGATCCTCTCGACCTACAACAGCCCCCGCTCGCTTGCCCTCTGCCTTGAGTCCATCGCGATGCAGCGGGTCAGGACCGACGGGATCTGCATCGCCGATGACGGGTCGGGCCCCGAAACCAAGGCGGTGATCGACGCCTTCGCCGCGCGCCATCCCGACCTGACAATCCGCCATGTCTGGCACGAAGACCGCGGGTTCGAGAAAAGCGCGATCCTGAACAAGGCGATTGCCTCCTCGCAGGCCGCGGTTCTGGTGTTCATCGACGGCGACGTCATGATCCATCCCGATTTCGTGGCGCGGCATCTGCACCTGACCCGGCCGGGCCAGTTTTCCACCGGCAGCCTGATCCGACTGGATGCCGAAGCGACCGCCAGCGTGACGCCCGAGATGGTCCGCGACGGGACGGTGTTCGACCGCGATTGGCTGAAGGCAAACCGCGCCCTTGGCAGCCTGTCCACCTGGGCAAAAACGCGGCCCTTCCCGGTGCCGGTGATGGATGTGCTGGAACGCCTGTCGCCGGTGCGGCGGGCGCTTTGCGGGGCCAATGCCTCTGTCTGGCGCAGCGATCTGCTGAAGATCAACGGCTATGACGAAACCATCAAATGGGGCGGCGGGGACAAGAATCTGGGAATCCGGCTGAACAATGCCGGGGTGCGGGGGCGGCACTTGCGCTATTCCGCGCCGCTGGTGCATCTGGATCATCCGCGCGGTTATGCCGACCCCGAGAAGAAGAAACGCTACCGCGCCCTGAACCGCGCCGCGCGGAAAAGCGGCGAGACGTGGACACCGAACGGGATCAACAAAGAAGGTCGCACATGA
- the pnp gene encoding polyribonucleotide nucleotidyltransferase → MFNETKKTMQWGEETLTLETGKIARQADGTVIATLGETSVMANVTFAKEQKEGQDFFPLTVHYQEKYYAAGKVPGGFFKREARPTEKETLTARLIDRPIRPLFVPGFKHEVLVMCTVLSHDLVNDPDIVAMIAASAALTISGVPFMGPIAGARVGYVDGEYVLNPDVEDMQGLRNNPEQRLDLVVAGTRDAVMMVESEAYELTEDEMLGAVTFAHEQIKPVIDLIISLAEAAAKEPFDFQPPDYSELYEAVKAAGEDKMRAAYAINDKQERVAAVAAAKEAIKSVLTEEQLADVNLGSAIKKLESVVLRGDVVKNGHRIDGRALDQVRPIVCETGLLPRTHGSALFTRGETQGLVVTTLGTGDDEQIIDALHGNFRSNFLLHYNFPPYSVGEVGRVGSPGRREIGHGKLAWRALQAVLPAQTDFPYTIRVVSEITESNGSSSMASVCGGSLSMMDAGVPLKAPVAGVAMGLVLEDDGSYAVLTDILGDEDHLGDMDFKVAGTEAGITSLQMDIKVAGITPEIMAKALEQAKAGRLHILGEMSKALTEAGEFSVHAPRIETMTIPTDKIREVIGSGGKVIREIVETSGAKVDINDDGVIKIASPNGEAIQKAYDMIYSIVAEPEEGKIYKGKVVKIVDFGAFVNFFGKRDGLVHVSQIENRRLNHPSDVLKEGQEVWVKLLGFDDRGKVRLSMKVVDQETGKEAPKEEKAEAEE, encoded by the coding sequence ATGTTCAACGAAACGAAGAAGACGATGCAGTGGGGGGAAGAGACCCTCACGCTGGAAACGGGCAAGATTGCCCGGCAGGCCGACGGTACCGTGATCGCCACGCTGGGCGAGACGTCGGTCATGGCGAACGTGACCTTCGCCAAGGAGCAGAAGGAAGGGCAGGACTTCTTCCCGCTCACCGTCCACTACCAGGAAAAATACTATGCCGCGGGCAAGGTGCCCGGCGGCTTTTTCAAGCGCGAGGCGCGGCCGACCGAAAAGGAAACGCTGACCGCGCGCCTGATCGACCGCCCCATTCGCCCGCTGTTCGTTCCCGGCTTCAAGCATGAAGTGCTGGTGATGTGCACGGTGCTGTCCCACGATCTGGTCAACGACCCCGACATCGTGGCGATGATTGCGGCCTCTGCCGCGCTGACGATTTCCGGCGTGCCCTTCATGGGGCCGATTGCCGGCGCGCGCGTCGGCTATGTCGATGGCGAATATGTCCTCAACCCCGATGTCGAGGACATGCAGGGCCTTCGCAACAACCCCGAGCAGCGGCTTGACCTTGTCGTCGCCGGGACCCGCGACGCGGTGATGATGGTCGAATCCGAGGCCTATGAACTGACCGAGGACGAGATGCTGGGCGCGGTGACCTTCGCGCATGAGCAGATCAAGCCGGTCATCGACCTGATCATCAGCCTTGCCGAAGCGGCCGCGAAAGAGCCCTTCGACTTCCAGCCGCCGGACTATTCCGAACTCTACGAGGCCGTGAAAGCCGCAGGCGAAGACAAGATGCGCGCGGCCTATGCGATCAACGACAAGCAGGAGCGCGTCGCCGCCGTCGCCGCCGCGAAAGAGGCGATCAAGTCTGTCCTGACCGAAGAGCAGCTTGCCGACGTCAACCTCGGCTCTGCCATCAAGAAGCTGGAGTCGGTCGTCCTGCGTGGCGACGTGGTCAAGAACGGTCACCGAATCGACGGCCGTGCCCTGGATCAGGTGCGCCCCATCGTCTGCGAAACCGGCCTTCTGCCGCGGACCCACGGCTCGGCGCTTTTCACCCGGGGTGAAACGCAAGGTCTGGTGGTCACCACGCTGGGCACCGGCGATGATGAGCAGATCATCGACGCGCTGCACGGCAATTTCCGCTCCAACTTCCTGCTGCACTACAACTTCCCGCCCTACTCGGTCGGCGAAGTGGGCCGCGTGGGCAGCCCGGGACGGCGTGAGATTGGCCACGGCAAGCTGGCCTGGCGCGCGCTGCAGGCGGTGCTGCCGGCACAGACCGACTTCCCCTACACGATCCGCGTGGTGTCCGAGATCACCGAATCGAACGGGTCGTCCTCGATGGCGTCCGTCTGCGGCGGGTCGCTGTCGATGATGGATGCGGGCGTGCCGCTGAAGGCACCGGTTGCGGGCGTCGCCATGGGTCTGGTGCTGGAGGATGACGGGTCCTACGCCGTGCTGACCGACATCCTTGGGGATGAGGATCACCTTGGCGACATGGACTTCAAGGTCGCGGGCACCGAGGCCGGGATCACCTCGCTCCAGATGGACATCAAGGTCGCGGGTATCACGCCCGAGATCATGGCCAAGGCGCTGGAACAGGCCAAGGCCGGCCGGCTGCACATCCTTGGCGAAATGTCGAAGGCGCTGACCGAGGCGGGCGAGTTCTCCGTTCACGCCCCGCGGATCGAAACGATGACCATCCCCACCGACAAGATCCGCGAAGTGATCGGGTCGGGCGGCAAGGTCATCCGCGAGATCGTGGAAACCTCTGGCGCCAAGGTCGACATCAACGATGACGGCGTGATCAAGATCGCCTCGCCCAACGGCGAAGCCATCCAGAAGGCCTATGACATGATCTACTCGATCGTGGCAGAGCCGGAAGAGGGCAAGATCTACAAGGGCAAGGTCGTGAAGATCGTCGATTTCGGCGCCTTCGTGAACTTCTTCGGCAAGCGTGACGGTCTGGTCCACGTGTCCCAGATCGAGAACCGCCGCCTGAACCACCCCTCCGACGTTCTGAAAGAGGGCCAGGAGGTCTGGGTCAAGCTTCTGGGCTTCGACGACCGCGGCAAGGTCCGCCTGTCGATGAAGGTCGTCGATCAGGAGACCGGCAAGGAAGCGCCCAAGGAAGAGAAGGCCGAAGCCGAGGAGTAA
- a CDS encoding alpha/beta hydrolase — protein MTAPKGNRTHPYDTLDRASRAVMARLTGGTSPHAAWAAWADWGMHLARAPGRQMELVEHGMQSMAKLAVHASGWPPGDAPFQPKPGDHRFDHPGWDKPPYTYWKQAFLASQDWWDHATEYVRGTRPHSSDRTAFMVRQVLDAMSPSNTALTNPEIMEATLESGGRNLTEGARHLAEDIAAQWTGQKPEPEGKYKVGETLACTPGEVVFRNELFELIQYSPATEKVHAEPVLIVPAWIMKYYILDLRPENSMIRYLVEQGFTVFAISWANPTAAQRDVGLDDYRRRGVMAALDAVTRIVPGQKVHACGYCLGGTILSIAAATMARDGDDRLASVTLLAAQTDFTEAGELMLFLDESQVAFLEDMMWDQGFLDETQMAGAFRALRSEELVWSRAVRRYLMGQDEPEFDISVWNADATRMPARMHSEYLRGLFLENRLTSGRFAVDGRVIALKDIDAPMFVVGTEKDHIAPWRSVYKVTLFTENELVFVLTSGGHNGGVVSEPGHKRRFYRIGHRTAEKSYMDPDTWFARHDAKEGSWWVDWAAWLSGKSAPEKVAPPQMGAAGDGLPPLAPAPGTYVFQK, from the coding sequence ATGACCGCGCCCAAAGGCAACCGCACCCACCCCTATGACACGCTTGACCGGGCCTCCCGTGCCGTGATGGCCCGGCTGACCGGCGGGACATCGCCGCATGCGGCTTGGGCCGCCTGGGCCGACTGGGGCATGCATCTGGCCCGCGCGCCGGGCCGCCAGATGGAACTGGTCGAACATGGCATGCAGTCCATGGCCAAGCTTGCGGTCCATGCCAGCGGCTGGCCCCCCGGCGATGCGCCGTTCCAGCCCAAACCGGGCGATCACCGGTTCGATCACCCCGGATGGGACAAGCCGCCCTATACCTATTGGAAGCAGGCCTTCCTGGCCTCGCAGGACTGGTGGGATCACGCCACGGAATATGTGCGCGGCACCCGCCCGCACAGTTCCGACCGGACGGCGTTCATGGTGCGGCAGGTGCTGGACGCGATGTCGCCGTCGAACACGGCCCTGACCAACCCCGAGATCATGGAGGCGACGCTGGAAAGCGGCGGGCGCAACCTGACCGAGGGCGCGCGCCATCTGGCCGAGGATATCGCGGCCCAGTGGACGGGCCAGAAGCCTGAGCCGGAAGGAAAGTACAAGGTCGGCGAAACGCTTGCCTGCACGCCCGGTGAGGTCGTCTTTCGCAACGAGCTGTTCGAACTGATCCAGTACAGCCCGGCGACGGAAAAGGTCCATGCGGAACCGGTGCTGATCGTGCCGGCGTGGATCATGAAATACTATATCCTCGATCTGCGGCCTGAGAATTCGATGATCCGGTATCTGGTGGAGCAGGGCTTTACCGTCTTCGCGATCTCGTGGGCCAATCCGACCGCGGCGCAGCGCGATGTCGGGCTTGACGATTACCGGCGCCGGGGGGTGATGGCCGCGCTTGATGCGGTGACGCGCATCGTTCCGGGGCAGAAGGTGCATGCTTGCGGCTATTGCCTTGGCGGCACCATCCTGTCGATTGCCGCGGCGACCATGGCGCGGGACGGCGATGACCGCCTGGCCTCGGTCACGCTTCTGGCTGCGCAGACCGATTTCACCGAGGCGGGCGAGTTGATGCTGTTCCTCGACGAAAGCCAGGTGGCGTTCCTTGAGGACATGATGTGGGATCAGGGGTTCCTGGACGAGACGCAGATGGCCGGGGCCTTCCGTGCGCTCAGGTCAGAGGAACTGGTCTGGTCGCGCGCGGTGCGCCGCTATCTGATGGGGCAGGATGAACCGGAATTCGACATCTCGGTCTGGAATGCCGATGCCACGCGGATGCCGGCGCGGATGCATTCGGAATACTTGCGCGGGCTGTTCCTTGAAAACCGCCTGACTTCGGGCCGGTTTGCCGTCGACGGGCGGGTGATTGCGCTGAAGGATATCGACGCGCCGATGTTCGTCGTCGGTACCGAGAAGGACCACATCGCGCCGTGGCGGTCCGTCTACAAGGTGACACTCTTTACCGAGAACGAGCTTGTCTTCGTGCTGACCTCCGGTGGGCACAACGGCGGCGTGGTGTCAGAGCCGGGGCACAAGCGCCGGTTCTACCGGATCGGTCATCGCACCGCGGAAAAAAGCTATATGGACCCGGACACGTGGTTTGCCCGTCACGACGCCAAGGAAGGATCCTGGTGGGTCGACTGGGCGGCTTGGCTGTCGGGGAAAAGCGCGCCGGAAAAGGTGGCCCCGCCACAGATGGGCGCCGCCGGGGACGGCTTGCCGCCGCTGGCCCCGGCGCCGGGGACGTATGTCTTTCAGAAATGA
- the ykgO gene encoding type B 50S ribosomal protein L36, whose protein sequence is MKVRNSLRSLKQRHRDCRVVRRKGRVYVINKTQRRFKARQG, encoded by the coding sequence ATGAAGGTCCGCAACTCGCTCCGCTCGCTGAAGCAGCGTCACCGCGATTGCCGCGTGGTGCGCCGCAAGGGCCGGGTCTACGTGATCAACAAGACCCAGCGCCGCTTCAAGGCCCGCCAGGGCTGA
- a CDS encoding N-formylglutamate amidohydrolase, translating into MHAYRLYRPERPTTSVVFSSPHSGRDYPWTFLRQSVLDERTIRSSEDAFMDLLFAEAPVHGAPLIAAVAPRAYVDLNRASDELDPAVVDGAKLAGHNPRISSGLGVIPRVVANGRAIYRGKIDLTEAKTRLSVYWHPYHDQLQALLDEARNDFGESVLIDCHSMPREAIESVATAKSPRPEVVLGDRFGASAAPDIVDRVEAIFRAAGLRVGRNAPFAGAYITQRYGRPARRQHAIQIEIDRSLYMDESEIRPNAEFDDFRRLMTSIVADLADIGRADEIPLAAE; encoded by the coding sequence TTGCACGCCTACAGGCTCTACCGGCCGGAACGGCCGACCACCAGCGTCGTGTTTTCCTCGCCCCACAGCGGGCGGGATTACCCTTGGACATTCCTGCGCCAGTCCGTGCTTGACGAGCGGACGATCCGGTCGTCCGAGGATGCGTTCATGGACCTGCTGTTTGCCGAGGCGCCGGTTCACGGGGCCCCCCTGATCGCCGCCGTCGCCCCGCGCGCCTATGTCGATCTCAACCGCGCCAGCGATGAACTGGACCCCGCCGTGGTCGATGGCGCGAAGCTGGCCGGCCACAACCCCCGGATCAGTTCCGGCCTTGGCGTGATTCCCCGGGTCGTGGCAAACGGTCGCGCGATCTATCGCGGAAAGATCGACCTGACCGAGGCGAAAACCCGTCTGTCCGTCTACTGGCACCCCTATCACGACCAGCTTCAGGCGCTGCTGGACGAGGCGCGCAACGATTTCGGCGAATCGGTGCTGATCGATTGCCACTCGATGCCGCGCGAAGCGATCGAAAGCGTGGCCACCGCAAAGAGCCCCCGGCCAGAGGTCGTGCTGGGCGACCGGTTCGGGGCCTCTGCCGCGCCCGACATCGTCGACCGGGTCGAGGCGATCTTTCGCGCCGCGGGGCTGCGGGTGGGGCGCAATGCGCCCTTTGCCGGGGCCTATATCACGCAGCGCTATGGCCGGCCCGCCCGCCGTCAGCATGCGATCCAGATCGAGATCGACCGCTCCCTCTACATGGACGAATCAGAGATCCGCCCGAATGCGGAGTTCGATGATTTCCGGCGCCTGATGACATCCATCGTTGCCGATCTGGCCGATATCGGCCGGGCGGACGAAATCCCGCTCGCCGCGGAATAG
- a CDS encoding DNA polymerase IV, translating into MPALCRDCLTAFDSGTRCPACGRPRVIAHPELFDLTVAHMDCDAFYAAVEKRDNPDLRDKPVIVGGGRRGVVSTACYIARIKGVRSAMPMFKALQLCPEAVVVRPRGAAYAEASRAIRSMMEDLTPAIEPLSLDEAFLDLSGTQRLHGAPPAVLLARLVKRMEDELGLSGSIGLSHNKFLAKIASDLDKPKGFAVIGRADTADFLADKPVRLIWGVGAAGQAALEKAGVRSFADLRRWDRQDLHARFGSMGDRLWHLARGEDSRRVSPNAPVKSISNETTFAEDTSDPDILDGHLWRMSEKVSDRAKAKGRAGRVVVLKLKRADHRLLTRRHALTEPTQIADRIYRTARGLMDQTEEAGPFRLLGVGLSEILPAEAADLSGDLLDPQAETRAAAERASDLIRARFGPEAILKGRALR; encoded by the coding sequence ATGCCCGCCCTTTGCCGCGATTGCCTGACCGCCTTTGACAGCGGAACGCGCTGCCCCGCCTGCGGGCGGCCGCGGGTGATCGCGCATCCCGAACTGTTCGATCTGACCGTTGCCCATATGGATTGCGACGCGTTCTATGCCGCGGTCGAAAAGCGCGACAATCCCGATCTGCGGGACAAGCCCGTGATCGTCGGCGGCGGACGGCGCGGCGTGGTCTCTACCGCCTGCTATATCGCCCGGATCAAGGGCGTGCGCTCGGCCATGCCGATGTTCAAGGCGCTGCAACTGTGCCCCGAGGCGGTGGTGGTCCGCCCGCGCGGCGCGGCCTATGCCGAGGCGTCGCGCGCGATCCGCAGCATGATGGAAGACCTCACCCCGGCAATCGAACCGCTTTCCCTGGACGAGGCGTTTCTGGATCTGTCGGGGACGCAGCGGCTGCACGGGGCGCCGCCCGCCGTTCTGCTGGCGCGGCTGGTCAAGCGGATGGAGGACGAGCTGGGGCTGAGCGGGTCGATCGGCTTGTCCCACAACAAGTTCCTGGCCAAGATCGCCTCCGACCTCGACAAGCCGAAAGGCTTTGCCGTGATCGGGCGGGCGGACACCGCGGATTTCCTGGCCGACAAGCCGGTGCGCCTGATCTGGGGTGTCGGTGCCGCCGGGCAGGCGGCGCTGGAAAAGGCCGGGGTGCGCAGCTTTGCCGACCTGCGGCGGTGGGACAGGCAGGATCTTCACGCCCGCTTTGGCAGCATGGGCGACCGGCTGTGGCATCTGGCCCGGGGCGAGGACAGCCGCCGGGTATCCCCCAATGCGCCGGTGAAGAGCATTTCCAACGAGACGACCTTTGCCGAGGACACGTCCGACCCCGATATTCTTGACGGTCATTTGTGGCGCATGTCCGAAAAGGTCTCGGACCGGGCCAAGGCCAAGGGCCGGGCGGGCCGCGTGGTGGTGCTGAAACTCAAACGCGCCGATCACCGGCTGCTGACGCGCCGGCACGCCTTGACCGAGCCCACGCAGATCGCCGACCGGATCTACCGAACGGCGCGCGGGTTGATGGATCAGACCGAAGAGGCCGGTCCGTTCCGCCTGCTGGGCGTGGGGCTGTCCGAGATCCTGCCGGCCGAGGCCGCGGATCTATCGGGGGACCTGCTCGACCCGCAGGCGGAAACGCGGGCCGCGGCGGAACGGGCCAGCGACCTGATCCGCGCGCGCTTCGGGCCCGAGGCGATCCTGAAGGGTCGGGCCCTGCGATAG
- a CDS encoding HlyD family type I secretion periplasmic adaptor subunit produces MSKATGRPIDRTLAISPYFGERRDSQAARITIWAIAAGLTFFLVWASQTPVYEVVSGQGLVRPEGLARQVEHLEGGLVAELRIGEGEHVERGDVLAVLDMGDLKSEKHKLEALAARLETQVARFRDLVRVDLTQVGAEKINDLLQSADPSYAQEVAYRVAQIQTLDTERDIALMRMKSYDARRGKAREELAILNEQMARYEKTKGRQVVSLLTIEDTELSVIRKESEILELGTEIEAQKAAATRAETSKAELVAEYRREAAERLEAQAEELARTRESLVQINDRIARAVLRAPVTGIVKSLTISSDGEVVGPGETLIEIIPDSERVFAEIEVLADRIGGVEVGQEASIKILTHDFTRYGDVLGEVVRISPSSFTKESGETFFRVKLGFTATELHALKGVNGELRRIGPGMTVMADIRAGRRSVLAYLLKPLQVISSRAMTEA; encoded by the coding sequence ATGAGCAAGGCGACAGGCAGGCCCATCGACAGAACCCTTGCCATCAGTCCCTATTTTGGGGAACGCCGGGACAGCCAGGCGGCCCGGATCACGATCTGGGCGATTGCCGCGGGGCTGACCTTTTTCCTGGTCTGGGCGTCGCAGACCCCGGTTTACGAGGTCGTCTCCGGCCAGGGTCTTGTCCGGCCAGAGGGGCTTGCCCGGCAGGTGGAGCATCTGGAAGGCGGGCTGGTGGCGGAACTTCGCATCGGCGAGGGCGAGCATGTCGAACGCGGCGATGTTCTGGCCGTGCTCGACATGGGCGATCTGAAGTCGGAAAAACACAAGCTGGAGGCGCTCGCCGCCCGGCTGGAGACTCAGGTTGCCCGGTTCCGGGATCTGGTCCGGGTGGACCTGACACAGGTCGGCGCGGAAAAGATCAACGACCTGCTGCAAAGCGCCGATCCGTCCTACGCGCAGGAGGTCGCCTATCGCGTGGCCCAGATCCAGACGCTGGACACCGAACGCGACATCGCGCTGATGCGGATGAAATCCTACGACGCCCGGCGGGGCAAGGCGCGCGAGGAACTGGCGATCCTGAACGAACAGATGGCGCGCTACGAAAAGACCAAGGGCCGGCAGGTCGTGTCGCTTCTGACCATCGAGGATACCGAGCTTTCCGTGATCCGGAAGGAAAGCGAAATCCTGGAACTGGGGACCGAGATCGAGGCGCAGAAGGCCGCGGCGACCCGGGCGGAGACGTCGAAGGCCGAACTGGTGGCGGAATACCGGCGCGAGGCGGCCGAACGGCTGGAGGCGCAGGCCGAGGAACTGGCGCGGACCCGCGAAAGCCTTGTCCAGATCAACGACCGGATCGCCCGTGCGGTGCTGCGCGCGCCGGTGACGGGCATCGTCAAGAGCCTGACCATTTCAAGCGACGGAGAGGTCGTCGGCCCCGGCGAAACCCTGATCGAGATCATCCCCGATTCCGAACGCGTTTTTGCCGAGATCGAGGTGCTGGCCGACCGCATCGGCGGCGTCGAGGTCGGGCAGGAGGCAAGCATCAAGATCCTGACCCACGACTTCACCCGCTATGGCGATGTGCTGGGGGAGGTCGTGCGGATTTCACCGTCGAGTTTCACCAAGGAATCCGGCGAGACGTTCTTCCGCGTCAAACTGGGCTTCACCGCGACAGAGCTGCATGCGCTGAAGGGCGTGAACGGGGAGCTTCGGCGGATCGGCCCGGGCATGACGGTGATGGCCGATATCCGGGCCGGGCGGCGGTCGGTCCTTGCCTATCTGCTCAAGCCGCTGCAGGTGATTTCGTCCCGCGCCATGACGGAGGCCTGA